The following proteins are encoded in a genomic region of Enterocloster clostridioformis:
- the ltrA gene encoding group II intron reverse transcriptase/maturase — translation MGTENRESCSQRDSAERKGYVRAHRSFNRIWKERDSAEPDILSKILNKENLNRAYKRVKANKGAPGVDGMTIEAALPWLRENNYELVERIRKGKYTPSPVRRVEIPKPEGGIRKLGIPTVIDRIIQQAMLQQLMPIYEPLFSKDSFGYRPGRGAKDAILRIKEYIEQGYTRAVVLDLSKYFDTLNHTILLNLLRKQVKDERVVQMVKRYLKSGVMENGVVTETKEGSPQGGNLSPLLANAYLNEFDWEFHRRGVPCIRYADDIVLLAKSERAAERLLESSTKYLEARLKLRVNREKSRTVSVFAIQNFKFLGFCFGKNGTGTYIRVHGTSWKKAKEKLRRLTSRSRCGSIIRTKEKIKVYMRGWLNYYGIADMKKNIESLNGWLYRRIRMCIWKQWKLPKTRMRKLIGLGVDSHYAATIAYDRKGYWFNAGNKAVNWALSKERLINWGFYDLAAAYQSLHTNY, via the coding sequence ATGGGTACAGAAAACAGAGAAAGCTGCTCGCAAAGAGATAGCGCGGAACGCAAAGGGTATGTGAGAGCGCACCGCTCATTCAACCGGATATGGAAGGAAAGAGACAGTGCAGAGCCAGACATCTTAAGTAAGATACTGAACAAGGAAAATCTGAACAGGGCTTACAAAAGAGTGAAGGCAAACAAGGGAGCGCCGGGAGTGGATGGAATGACCATTGAAGCGGCGTTACCATGGCTGAGGGAGAATAACTATGAACTGGTAGAGAGAATCAGGAAGGGGAAGTATACCCCATCTCCAGTCAGGCGTGTGGAGATTCCGAAGCCGGAGGGAGGGATACGAAAGCTTGGTATCCCCACCGTAATAGACCGTATCATCCAGCAGGCAATGCTTCAACAGCTCATGCCAATCTACGAACCATTGTTCTCGAAAGACAGCTTCGGCTATCGTCCGGGACGAGGAGCAAAAGACGCCATTCTCAGGATAAAGGAGTATATCGAACAGGGATACACGAGGGCAGTAGTTCTCGACTTATCGAAATACTTTGATACGCTGAACCATACGATACTGCTGAACCTGTTGAGGAAACAAGTAAAAGACGAAAGAGTGGTGCAGATGGTGAAGCGGTACCTGAAAAGTGGAGTGATGGAAAACGGTGTTGTGACAGAAACGAAGGAAGGCTCCCCGCAGGGAGGAAATCTATCCCCACTCTTAGCAAACGCGTATCTGAATGAGTTCGACTGGGAGTTCCACAGACGGGGCGTACCGTGTATCCGCTATGCAGACGACATCGTACTGCTGGCAAAGAGCGAACGGGCGGCAGAACGACTGCTGGAATCCAGCACGAAATATCTGGAGGCAAGGCTGAAACTGAGAGTGAATCGGGAAAAGAGCCGAACGGTCAGTGTGTTCGCAATCCAAAATTTTAAGTTCCTTGGTTTTTGTTTTGGGAAGAACGGAACAGGGACCTATATCCGTGTCCATGGAACGTCATGGAAGAAAGCCAAGGAGAAACTGCGCAGGCTTACTTCCCGGAGCAGGTGCGGGAGTATCATCCGAACCAAGGAAAAGATAAAAGTCTACATGAGAGGATGGCTGAACTACTATGGGATAGCGGACATGAAGAAAAACATCGAAAGCCTGAATGGATGGTTGTACCGCCGGATACGGATGTGTATCTGGAAACAGTGGAAACTGCCCAAAACCAGAATGAGGAAACTCATAGGACTGGGAGTAGACAGCCATTATGCGGCAACAATAGCCTACGACCGCAAGGGATACTGGTTCAATGCCGGAAACAAGGCGGTCAACTGGGCATTAAGTAAAGAAAGACTGATAAACTGGGGCTTTTATGACTTAGCCGCAGCCTATCAGTCTCTGCACACCAACTATTGA
- the glgD gene encoding glucose-1-phosphate adenylyltransferase subunit GlgD has protein sequence MVNSNANALGILFPNSYDSLVPDLVSERLMASIPFASRYRLVDFILSSMANCGIDNISLIVRRNYHSLMDHLGSGREWDLTRKNGGLNLVPPFAEKTVSIYNGRVEALASILDFLKEQKEKYVVMADTNLAVNFDFNALIQAHMDSQADVTVAYREEPLPGDLTGHRDIGKSLYYTLAIDNGRVTKMYMNSKEPGVQNFSMNIYIIDRELLIDQINTAYVRGQVFFERDILAPQIGRLNVQAFRYDGYVARISSMKSYFDENMKMLDDANVNALFSAGNPIYTKIRDDNPARYINGSKAANIMAADGCIIEGEVENSILFRGVKIGMGARVKNCVLMQDTVIEAGASVEYAVTDKNVTITKGKDIKGTDTFPVYVAKYQIV, from the coding sequence ATGGTAAATTCCAATGCAAATGCCCTTGGCATCCTTTTTCCCAACAGCTATGATTCCCTGGTTCCCGACCTGGTCAGCGAGCGCCTGATGGCCTCCATTCCTTTTGCCAGCCGTTACCGTCTGGTGGATTTCATCCTTTCCAGCATGGCGAACTGCGGAATTGATAATATTTCCCTGATTGTCCGCAGGAATTATCACTCCCTGATGGACCATCTGGGCTCAGGCCGTGAATGGGACCTGACCCGTAAGAACGGCGGCCTTAACCTGGTCCCGCCCTTTGCAGAAAAAACAGTGAGCATCTACAATGGACGCGTGGAAGCGCTGGCCAGCATCCTGGATTTCCTGAAGGAGCAGAAAGAAAAGTATGTGGTCATGGCCGATACAAACCTGGCTGTCAACTTTGATTTCAACGCATTGATTCAGGCCCATATGGACAGTCAGGCCGATGTTACCGTTGCCTACAGGGAGGAACCCCTTCCCGGCGATCTCACCGGACACCGGGACATCGGAAAAAGTCTCTACTATACCCTGGCCATTGACAATGGCCGTGTTACCAAGATGTACATGAACTCCAAAGAACCAGGAGTGCAGAATTTCTCCATGAACATCTACATCATTGACCGGGAGCTCCTGATTGACCAGATAAACACTGCCTATGTGCGCGGACAGGTATTCTTTGAGCGCGATATCCTGGCGCCCCAGATAGGAAGGCTGAACGTGCAGGCATTCCGCTACGACGGATATGTGGCGCGAATCAGCAGCATGAAGAGCTATTTTGACGAGAATATGAAGATGCTGGACGATGCCAATGTTAACGCGCTCTTCTCCGCCGGCAATCCCATCTATACCAAGATTCGCGACGACAATCCCGCCCGGTATATCAACGGTTCAAAGGCCGCCAACATCATGGCTGCCGATGGATGCATCATTGAGGGCGAGGTGGAAAACAGCATCCTGTTCCGCGGTGTGAAGATAGGAATGGGCGCCAGGGTAAAGAACTGTGTGCTCATGCAGGATACGGTGATAGAAGCTGGGGCCAGCGTAGAATATGCCGTGACTGATAAGAATGTGACCATCACAAAAGGCAAGGATATAAAAGGTACTGATACGTTCCCGGTGTACGTGGCAAAGTATCAGATTGTATAG
- a CDS encoding glucose-1-phosphate adenylyltransferase, which translates to MAKEMIAMLLAGGQGSRLYALTQKLAKPAVPFGGKYRIIDFPLSNCVNSGIDTVGILTQYQPLVLNEYIGNGQPWDLDRLYGGVHVLPPYQKASGSDWYKGTANAIYQNISFIERYDPQYVIILSGDQICKQDYSDFLKFHKEKGAEFSVAVMEVPWEDASRFGLMVADGDDRITEFQEKPKNPKSNLASMGIYIFNWDILRQYLIEDEADPDSENDFGNNIIPNLLRDGRRMYAYHFNGYWKDVGTISSLWEANMEVLDPEHSGINLFDENWKIYSRNSGMTGHRISGDALVENSMITDGCRINGQVRHSILFSGVKVEAGAQVEDAVVMGGTTIKAGAMVKHCIVAENVVIGENAVVGAMPSDGEKGVATIGPGIEIGPDAKIGPSAMVKNNVKGGEEQW; encoded by the coding sequence ATGGCTAAAGAAATGATTGCAATGCTTCTTGCCGGCGGCCAGGGCTCCCGTCTCTACGCACTGACCCAAAAACTGGCAAAACCCGCGGTTCCTTTTGGCGGTAAATACCGCATCATCGATTTTCCGCTTTCAAACTGCGTGAATTCCGGAATCGATACAGTGGGCATCCTGACCCAGTACCAGCCTCTAGTCCTGAACGAGTATATCGGCAACGGACAGCCCTGGGATCTGGACCGCCTCTACGGCGGTGTCCATGTACTCCCGCCCTACCAGAAGGCATCCGGTTCAGACTGGTACAAAGGCACGGCCAATGCCATCTATCAGAATATCTCCTTTATTGAACGGTACGACCCGCAGTATGTAATCATCCTTTCAGGAGACCAGATTTGCAAACAGGACTACAGCGACTTTCTTAAATTCCACAAGGAAAAGGGAGCCGAATTCAGCGTGGCTGTCATGGAAGTACCGTGGGAGGACGCGTCCCGCTTCGGACTCATGGTGGCTGACGGAGATGACCGCATCACCGAATTCCAGGAAAAGCCAAAGAATCCAAAGTCCAACCTGGCTTCCATGGGCATCTACATATTCAACTGGGACATCCTCAGACAGTATCTCATAGAGGATGAGGCTGACCCGGACTCTGAAAATGACTTTGGCAACAACATCATTCCCAACCTGCTGCGTGACGGACGAAGGATGTATGCTTATCACTTCAACGGATACTGGAAGGACGTAGGGACCATTTCCTCCCTCTGGGAGGCCAACATGGAGGTCCTGGACCCGGAGCACAGCGGCATCAATCTCTTTGATGAAAACTGGAAGATTTACAGCCGAAACAGCGGCATGACCGGACACAGGATAAGCGGCGATGCCCTGGTGGAGAATTCCATGATTACCGACGGATGCCGTATCAACGGACAGGTCAGGCACTCCATCCTTTTCTCAGGCGTAAAGGTGGAGGCCGGGGCACAGGTGGAGGACGCCGTGGTTATGGGCGGCACCACCATCAAGGCAGGCGCCATGGTAAAACATTGTATTGTGGCCGAAAACGTGGTAATTGGAGAAAACGCAGTGGTTGGAGCCATGCCCTCTGACGGCGAAAAAGGTGTGGCCACCATCGGGCCCGGCATTGAAATCGGACCCGATGCCAAGATTGGTCCCAGTGCCATGGTAAAGAATAATGTAAAAGGCGGTGAAGAACAATGGTAA
- a CDS encoding uracil-xanthine permease family protein: MNRNTNCSINNIYRLEGRVPIAKAIPFGLQHILAMFVSNLAPITIIAGAAQPALSQAQTAILLQNAMFVAGIATMIQLYPIWRIGSKLPVVMGVSFTFVTVLSTIAANFGYPAVVGAVLIGGIFEGTLGLLAKYWRRIITPVVAASVVTAIGFSLFTVGARSFGGGYADDFGSAQNLILGTITLLTCLLWNIFAKGYLKQLSVLAGLIVGYVIAIFLGKVDLSLIMSGGIISFPHLLPFMPEFHAGAIISACIIFLVSAAETIGDTSALVSGGLNREITGKEISGSLACDGYASALSTVFGCPPVTSFSQNVGLVAMTKVVNRFTIMTGAACMILAGLLPPVGNFFASLPQAVLGGCTIMMFGTILTSGVQMIAKCGFSQRNIVIVSLSLAVGIGFTTASEIGIWNIFPELVQSVFSANVVAVVFVVSVFLSLVLPKDMDIKALEG; the protein is encoded by the coding sequence ATGAACAGAAATACGAATTGCAGCATCAACAACATATACAGACTGGAGGGCAGGGTGCCCATCGCCAAGGCCATCCCCTTCGGCCTCCAGCACATCCTGGCCATGTTCGTCTCCAACCTTGCGCCTATTACCATCATAGCGGGCGCTGCCCAGCCGGCCCTAAGCCAGGCCCAGACAGCCATCCTGCTCCAGAACGCAATGTTTGTGGCAGGAATCGCCACCATGATTCAGCTGTATCCCATCTGGCGGATAGGATCCAAGCTTCCCGTTGTCATGGGCGTCAGCTTTACCTTCGTCACAGTCCTCAGTACCATTGCCGCCAACTTCGGTTATCCAGCCGTGGTGGGAGCCGTGCTCATAGGCGGTATCTTTGAAGGAACCCTGGGACTTCTGGCCAAATACTGGCGCAGAATCATTACCCCAGTGGTGGCTGCCTCTGTGGTTACAGCCATCGGATTTTCCCTTTTTACGGTGGGCGCCAGGTCCTTTGGCGGCGGATACGCAGACGACTTCGGTTCCGCCCAGAACCTGATTCTGGGTACCATCACCCTGCTGACCTGTCTTTTGTGGAACATCTTTGCCAAAGGATACTTAAAACAGCTGTCCGTACTGGCCGGCCTGATAGTGGGGTATGTCATCGCCATTTTCCTCGGAAAAGTGGATTTAAGCCTGATTATGTCCGGCGGAATCATCTCCTTCCCCCATCTGCTGCCCTTTATGCCTGAGTTCCACGCAGGGGCCATCATCTCTGCCTGCATCATCTTCCTGGTATCCGCGGCAGAGACCATAGGCGACACCTCTGCCCTGGTTTCAGGCGGTTTAAACCGCGAAATCACGGGAAAGGAAATATCCGGATCCCTGGCCTGCGACGGCTACGCGTCCGCCCTCTCCACCGTATTCGGATGTCCGCCCGTAACCTCATTCTCCCAGAACGTGGGCCTGGTGGCCATGACAAAGGTGGTCAACCGTTTCACTATCATGACAGGGGCTGCCTGTATGATTCTGGCCGGACTCCTTCCGCCTGTGGGAAACTTTTTTGCTTCCCTGCCCCAGGCAGTGCTTGGCGGATGCACCATTATGATGTTCGGCACCATCCTTACCTCCGGCGTACAGATGATTGCCAAATGCGGATTTTCCCAGAGAAACATAGTCATTGTCTCCCTCTCCCTGGCAGTGGGAATCGGCTTTACAACAGCCAGTGAAATTGGGATCTGGAACATCTTCCCTGAATTGGTCCAGTCCGTATTTTCAGCCAATGTGGTGGCAGTTGTATTTGTCGTCTCCGTATTTTTAAGCCTGGTGCTTCCAAAAGATATGGATATCAAAGCCCTGGAAGGGTAA
- the xdhC gene encoding xanthine dehydrogenase subunit XdhC: MLKIVHMKVNGREVELAVDERESLLDTLRQRLGLTSVKKGCEVGECGACTVLVNGEAIDSCIYMTLWAEGKSIMTVEGLKGPNGELSPIQKAFIEEAAVQCGFCTPGLIMSAVEIVGTGKKYNREELKKLISGHLCRCTGYENILNAMERIVEEVYQVSRKTSGAD; encoded by the coding sequence ATGCTTAAGATTGTACACATGAAAGTAAATGGCAGGGAAGTGGAGCTGGCTGTGGATGAGAGGGAATCCCTGTTGGATACCCTGCGCCAGCGTCTGGGGCTTACATCCGTGAAAAAGGGCTGCGAGGTCGGGGAATGCGGCGCCTGCACCGTACTGGTAAACGGAGAAGCCATAGACAGCTGTATCTACATGACCCTGTGGGCCGAGGGGAAAAGCATCATGACAGTGGAAGGTTTAAAGGGGCCCAATGGGGAATTGTCACCGATTCAGAAGGCATTTATCGAGGAGGCAGCCGTACAGTGCGGCTTCTGTACTCCCGGTCTTATCATGAGCGCGGTGGAAATCGTGGGAACCGGAAAAAAATACAACCGTGAAGAGCTTAAGAAGCTGATATCCGGGCATCTGTGCAGATGCACCGGCTATGAGAACATCCTCAACGCCATGGAGCGCATCGTGGAGGAGGTATACCAGGTCAGCCGCAAAACCAGCGGGGCTGATTAA
- the xdhB gene encoding xanthine dehydrogenase subunit XdhB translates to MFDIKSFYEAKDVADAINALVKNPDAEIISGGTDVLIRVREGKDAGRSVVSIHNIEALKGVRLLDNGGLWIGAGTAFSHITNDALIQKYIPMLGDAVDMVGGPQIRNTGTIGGNICNGATSADSASTMWTLEADVLLEGPEGKRTVPVCEFYTGPGRTVRQRTEVCTGFLVHKSSIEGWSGHYIKYGKRKAMEIATLGCAVRVKLSRDKERIEDVRLGYGVAGPTPLRCREAENGLKGRAVNDREAILAFGKAALKEVNPRSSWRASKEFRLQLIEELSKRALAEAIKKAGGAVNA, encoded by the coding sequence ATGTTTGATATCAAATCATTTTATGAGGCCAAGGATGTGGCTGATGCCATAAATGCCCTGGTGAAAAATCCTGACGCCGAAATCATAAGCGGCGGCACAGACGTTCTGATTCGTGTCAGGGAAGGAAAGGATGCCGGAAGGTCCGTTGTATCCATCCATAATATAGAAGCATTAAAGGGAGTCCGCCTCCTTGATAACGGCGGCCTGTGGATAGGAGCAGGAACTGCATTTTCCCATATCACCAACGACGCCCTGATCCAGAAATACATACCCATGCTGGGGGACGCCGTGGACATGGTGGGCGGACCACAGATACGCAACACCGGAACCATCGGCGGCAATATCTGCAACGGCGCCACCTCGGCCGACTCCGCTTCCACCATGTGGACACTGGAGGCAGATGTTCTGTTGGAGGGCCCGGAGGGCAAACGCACCGTGCCGGTCTGCGAATTCTATACAGGCCCCGGCCGGACCGTCCGCCAGCGGACCGAGGTCTGTACCGGTTTCCTGGTACACAAAAGCAGCATCGAGGGCTGGAGCGGTCATTACATCAAGTACGGCAAGAGAAAGGCCATGGAGATAGCCACCCTGGGCTGTGCGGTGCGCGTAAAGCTGAGCCGGGATAAAGAACGGATTGAGGATGTCAGGCTGGGATACGGCGTGGCCGGTCCCACTCCTCTGCGCTGCCGTGAGGCGGAGAATGGTTTAAAAGGGCGCGCGGTCAATGACAGGGAAGCAATCCTGGCCTTCGGCAAGGCTGCCCTGAAAGAAGTGAACCCCCGTTCCTCATGGAGGGCGTCAAAGGAATTCCGTCTGCAGCTCATCGAAGAACTGTCCAAACGGGCCCTGGCAGAAGCAATAAAAAAAGCAGGAGGTGCTGTCAATGCTTAA
- the xdhA gene encoding xanthine dehydrogenase subunit XdhA, whose translation MNIVGQQVKRVDAYGKVTGEAKYTADLEPRDILHGKVVHSTIANGLVKSFDLTEAYQVPGVVKIVTCFDVPDCQFPTAGHPWSVEKKHQDICDRKILNQRVRLYGDDIAAVIAEDEVAAARAARLIKVEYEEYTPIVTVEAAMAEDATPLHPDLRKDNVIVHSHMTMGDSDFTYEDGLKKAGSCYGPEEIISLEKEYDTPRISHCHIELPVSWAYVDTNGKITVVSSTQIPHIVRRCTAQALGVPIGRVRIIKPYIGGGFGNKQDVLYEPLNAFLTMSVGGRPVRLEISREETISGTRTRHAIKGKCKGLVTKDGRILARKLDAYANNGAYASHGHAICANCGNVFKDLYRDELGTEVDCFTVYTSSPTAGAMRAYGIPQAAWFAECLTDDLADAIGMDPCEFRLKNCMEDGFVDPANGITFHSYGLKKCIEEGRRHIRWDEKWSSYRNQTGPVRKGVGMAIFCYKTGVHPISLETASARMILNQDGSMQLCMGATEIGQGADTVFTQMASQTTGIAFDKVYIVSTQDTDVTPFDTGAYASRQTYVSGMACKKCGEEFRLKILEYAAYMLSHDVSDLSKTVYADEVKAASALLRETLGLKEGELVSADMLDIENSKIVVSGGEPVLFDLSVVADTAFYSLDRSVHITAEVTNQCKDNTFSSGCCFVEIEVDIPLGLVTVKDIINVHDSGVLINPMTARAQVHGGMSMGLGYGLSEELLVDEKTGRPLNNNLLDYKIPTAMDTPDLNVAFIELEDPTGPYGNKSLGEPPAIPVAPAIRNAILNATGVHMDVTPMTAQRLIEKFKEKGLI comes from the coding sequence ATGAATATTGTAGGGCAGCAAGTAAAACGTGTAGATGCTTACGGGAAGGTGACCGGGGAGGCCAAGTACACCGCGGACCTGGAACCAAGAGACATCCTGCACGGTAAGGTCGTGCACTCTACCATCGCCAACGGCCTGGTCAAAAGCTTTGACTTGACAGAGGCCTATCAGGTACCTGGTGTGGTGAAGATTGTCACATGCTTCGATGTTCCCGACTGCCAGTTTCCTACGGCAGGCCATCCATGGAGCGTGGAAAAAAAGCATCAGGATATCTGTGACAGGAAAATACTGAACCAGAGGGTCCGTCTGTACGGGGATGACATAGCGGCTGTCATCGCGGAAGATGAGGTGGCCGCAGCCAGGGCAGCCCGCCTGATTAAAGTGGAATATGAAGAATATACTCCCATTGTTACAGTGGAGGCAGCCATGGCAGAGGACGCCACTCCCCTGCATCCGGATCTCAGGAAGGACAATGTAATCGTACACTCCCACATGACCATGGGTGACAGTGATTTCACCTATGAGGACGGACTTAAGAAAGCCGGGTCCTGTTACGGACCGGAGGAAATCATTTCCCTGGAAAAGGAATACGATACCCCAAGGATTTCCCACTGCCACATAGAGCTGCCGGTTTCATGGGCCTATGTGGACACCAACGGCAAGATAACCGTGGTATCCTCCACCCAGATTCCCCACATCGTCAGGCGCTGTACGGCACAGGCCCTGGGGGTTCCAATCGGAAGGGTGCGCATCATAAAGCCTTACATCGGAGGCGGCTTCGGCAACAAGCAGGACGTGCTCTATGAACCCTTAAACGCATTCCTGACCATGTCCGTGGGGGGACGGCCTGTCAGGCTGGAAATCAGCCGGGAGGAAACCATCTCCGGCACCCGCACCCGCCACGCCATCAAGGGAAAATGTAAAGGCCTGGTGACAAAGGACGGACGTATTCTTGCCAGGAAGCTGGATGCCTATGCCAACAACGGCGCCTACGCCTCCCACGGCCATGCCATCTGCGCCAACTGCGGCAATGTGTTCAAGGATCTTTACAGAGATGAGCTTGGCACCGAGGTGGACTGCTTCACCGTATACACCTCCTCTCCCACAGCCGGCGCCATGAGGGCCTACGGCATTCCCCAGGCAGCATGGTTTGCGGAATGTCTCACCGATGACCTGGCAGACGCCATTGGCATGGACCCCTGTGAATTCAGGCTGAAGAACTGCATGGAGGACGGTTTCGTGGATCCGGCCAACGGCATCACCTTCCATTCCTACGGTCTGAAGAAATGCATCGAGGAAGGACGCAGGCACATCCGCTGGGACGAGAAGTGGAGCTCCTACCGGAATCAGACCGGCCCGGTCCGAAAGGGTGTGGGCATGGCTATCTTTTGTTATAAGACAGGCGTGCACCCCATCTCCCTGGAAACAGCTTCCGCCCGCATGATACTCAACCAGGACGGCTCCATGCAGCTGTGCATGGGCGCTACGGAAATCGGCCAGGGAGCCGACACCGTATTCACCCAGATGGCTTCCCAGACAACCGGCATCGCCTTTGACAAGGTCTACATCGTATCCACCCAGGACACGGACGTGACTCCCTTTGACACCGGGGCCTATGCATCCCGCCAGACCTATGTGTCCGGCATGGCCTGCAAGAAATGCGGCGAGGAATTCCGCCTTAAGATACTGGAGTATGCCGCCTACATGCTGAGCCATGATGTAAGCGATCTCTCCAAAACCGTGTACGCGGACGAGGTAAAGGCTGCCTCTGCCCTGCTCCGGGAGACTCTTGGACTTAAGGAAGGGGAACTGGTGTCGGCGGATATGCTGGACATAGAAAACAGCAAAATCGTGGTAAGCGGAGGGGAGCCGGTGCTCTTCGACCTGTCCGTGGTAGCTGACACTGCCTTTTATTCCCTGGACCGCTCCGTACATATCACAGCCGAGGTCACTAACCAGTGCAAAGACAACACATTTTCCTCCGGCTGCTGCTTTGTGGAAATCGAGGTGGACATTCCCCTTGGACTGGTGACGGTGAAGGATATCATCAATGTCCATGACTCAGGAGTACTCATCAATCCTATGACCGCGCGGGCCCAGGTCCACGGCGGCATGAGCATGGGACTGGGATACGGGCTTTCGGAGGAGCTGCTGGTGGATGAAAAGACAGGCAGGCCCTTAAATAATAACCTGCTGGATTACAAGATTCCCACTGCCATGGATACGCCGGACTTAAACGTGGCGTTCATTGAGCTGGAGGACCCAACCGGCCCTTACGGAAACAAATCCCTGGGCGAGCCTCCTGCCATCCCGGTGGCCCCAGCCATCCGCAACGCCATCTTAAACGCCACCGGAGTCCACATGGATGTGACTCCCATGACCGCCCAGCGGCTCATAGAAAAATTCAAAGAAAAAGGTCTGATATAA